The Microbacterium paraoxydans genome includes a window with the following:
- a CDS encoding carbon starvation CstA family protein, producing the protein MTAPSSRRRDGAGLVDDDPVIETDPNLPPVALSAEHEAKSRRWTLPKILLWTAIALLGGVAWVMLAIVRGETVNAIWFVFAAVCTYLIGYRFYSKVIERYITRPDDRRATPAEVKQDGKDYVPTDRRVLYGHHFAAIAGAGPLVGPVLAAQMGYLPGTIWIIVGVVLAGAVQDYTVLFFSMRRGGRTIGQMARQELGKIGGTAAIIASLLIMLIIVAILALVVVNALGESPWGVFSVAMTIPIALFMGVYLRYLRPGKVTEVSIIGFVLLMAAIIGGGWVAGTEWGQAIFHLDRTTIAWGIIIYGFIAAVLPVWLLLAPRDYLSTFMKIGVIVMLAGAIVLVRPEISVPAVSIFGENGMGPVFAGPLFPFLFVTIACGALSGFHALIASGTTPKLVEKERQTRFIGYGGMLMESFVAIMALVAAISIDQGIYFAMNAPAAATGGTVEGAVAFVNSLGLTGVNLTPDMLTGTAAAVGEESIVSRTGGAPTLALGLAHIMQQALGGQALMAFWYHFAIMFEALFILTAVDAGTRVARFMLQDSIGAWFPKFRDVSWRPGVWICTAIMVAGWGAILILGVTDPLGGINTFFPLFGIANQLLAAIALAVVLAIVAKRGRSYFRWLWIIALPLAFTAVVTITASLYKIFSPVPAIGYWANHFRYLEALNSGDTTLGAPEVLQAVIRNTAVQGTLSIIFVVLAIIVIVMAVIATVKAIRNGGGENTEDPPVPSRRFAPAGFLPDAEERELEKQWEPILAEERAAARH; encoded by the coding sequence ATGACCGCACCTTCGTCGCGCCGCCGCGACGGCGCCGGGCTCGTCGACGACGACCCCGTCATCGAGACCGACCCGAACCTCCCACCCGTCGCCCTCTCCGCGGAGCACGAGGCGAAGAGCCGCCGCTGGACCCTGCCGAAGATCCTGCTGTGGACGGCCATCGCCCTCCTCGGCGGCGTCGCCTGGGTGATGCTCGCCATCGTGCGCGGCGAGACCGTGAACGCGATCTGGTTCGTGTTCGCCGCCGTGTGCACCTACCTGATCGGCTACCGCTTCTACTCCAAGGTCATCGAGAGGTACATCACCCGCCCCGACGACCGCCGGGCCACGCCCGCCGAGGTGAAGCAGGACGGCAAGGACTACGTCCCCACCGACCGCCGGGTGCTCTACGGTCACCACTTCGCCGCCATCGCCGGCGCCGGACCGCTCGTCGGCCCCGTGCTCGCGGCGCAGATGGGGTACCTCCCCGGCACCATCTGGATCATCGTGGGCGTCGTGCTCGCGGGAGCCGTGCAGGACTACACGGTCCTCTTCTTCTCGATGCGGCGCGGCGGCCGGACCATCGGCCAGATGGCGCGGCAGGAGCTCGGCAAGATCGGCGGCACGGCGGCGATCATCGCCTCGCTGCTCATCATGCTCATCATCGTCGCGATCCTCGCGCTCGTCGTCGTGAACGCCCTCGGCGAGAGCCCGTGGGGCGTCTTCTCCGTCGCGATGACCATCCCGATCGCCCTCTTCATGGGCGTGTACCTGCGCTACCTGCGCCCGGGCAAGGTGACCGAGGTCTCGATCATCGGCTTCGTGCTGCTCATGGCCGCCATCATCGGCGGCGGCTGGGTCGCCGGCACCGAGTGGGGCCAGGCGATCTTCCACCTCGACCGCACCACGATCGCGTGGGGCATCATCATCTACGGCTTCATCGCCGCGGTGCTGCCGGTCTGGCTGCTGCTCGCGCCCCGCGACTACCTCTCCACGTTCATGAAGATCGGCGTCATCGTGATGCTCGCCGGCGCGATCGTCCTCGTGCGTCCGGAGATCTCGGTCCCCGCGGTCAGCATCTTCGGCGAGAACGGCATGGGTCCGGTGTTCGCCGGTCCGCTCTTCCCCTTCCTCTTCGTGACGATCGCGTGCGGCGCGTTGTCCGGATTCCATGCGCTGATCGCGTCGGGCACGACCCCGAAGCTCGTCGAGAAGGAGCGGCAGACCCGGTTCATCGGCTACGGCGGCATGCTCATGGAGTCGTTCGTCGCGATCATGGCCCTCGTCGCCGCGATCTCGATCGACCAGGGCATCTACTTCGCCATGAACGCCCCGGCCGCCGCGACCGGGGGCACCGTGGAGGGAGCGGTCGCCTTCGTGAACTCGCTCGGGCTGACCGGGGTGAACCTCACGCCCGACATGCTCACCGGCACGGCGGCGGCGGTCGGCGAGGAGTCGATCGTCTCGCGCACCGGAGGGGCTCCGACGCTCGCGCTCGGCCTCGCGCACATCATGCAGCAAGCCCTCGGCGGACAGGCGCTGATGGCGTTCTGGTACCACTTCGCGATCATGTTCGAGGCCCTGTTCATCCTCACGGCGGTGGACGCCGGAACCCGGGTCGCCCGCTTCATGCTGCAGGACTCGATCGGCGCCTGGTTCCCGAAGTTCCGCGATGTCTCCTGGCGCCCAGGGGTGTGGATCTGCACCGCGATCATGGTGGCCGGCTGGGGAGCGATCCTCATCCTCGGCGTCACCGACCCGCTCGGCGGCATCAACACGTTCTTCCCGCTGTTCGGCATCGCGAACCAGCTCCTCGCGGCGATCGCGCTCGCCGTGGTGCTGGCCATCGTCGCCAAGCGCGGTCGCAGCTACTTCCGGTGGCTGTGGATCATCGCGCTGCCGCTCGCGTTCACCGCGGTCGTCACCATCACGGCCTCGCTCTACAAGATCTTCTCGCCGGTGCCGGCGATCGGATACTGGGCGAACCACTTCCGCTACCTGGAGGCGCTGAACTCCGGTGACACCACGCTCGGCGCGCCGGAGGTGCTGCAGGCCGTCATCCGCAACACCGCGGTGCAGGGCACGCTGTCGATCATCTTCGTGGTGCTCGCGATCATCGTCATCGTCATGGCCGTCATCGCGACCGTGAAGGCGATCCGCAACGGCGGCGGCGAGAACACCGAGGACCCGCCCGTGCCGTCCCGCCGCTTCGCCCCGGCCGGGTTCCTCCCCGACGCGGAGGAGCGCGAGCTGGAGAAGCAGTGGGAGCCGATCCTCGCCGAAGAGCGCGCGGCGGCACGGCACTGA
- a CDS encoding LytR/AlgR family response regulator transcription factor, with translation MIDVLVADDEQPALDELVHLLRADPRIGEILTAANGADALRQLSARAVRIAFLDIHMPGLLGTELARALLGLAEPPAVVFVTADEARAVEAFELRAADYLLKPVRRERLRSAVDRVIEQEAAPRGEDEVLPVTVGASVRFVRRSDVRWVQAQGDYARLHTEDDGPGHLVRIPLSELEARWAPAGFLRIHRSTLVRIAAVTEARLSGGEPGVVVGTAVLPVSRRLVATVREALVRGEGTG, from the coding sequence ATGATCGACGTCCTCGTCGCCGACGACGAGCAGCCGGCCCTCGATGAGCTCGTGCACCTGCTGCGTGCCGACCCGCGGATCGGCGAGATCCTCACTGCGGCAAACGGCGCCGACGCGCTGCGTCAGCTCTCCGCGCGTGCGGTGCGGATCGCGTTCCTCGACATCCACATGCCGGGCCTGCTCGGCACCGAGCTCGCCCGCGCGCTCCTCGGTCTCGCGGAGCCGCCCGCGGTCGTTTTCGTCACCGCCGACGAGGCCCGTGCGGTCGAGGCGTTCGAGCTGCGCGCGGCGGACTACCTCCTCAAGCCGGTCCGGCGGGAACGCCTGCGCAGCGCCGTGGACCGGGTGATCGAGCAGGAGGCCGCACCGCGCGGCGAGGACGAGGTGCTGCCGGTGACCGTGGGTGCGTCCGTGCGGTTCGTCCGGCGCAGCGACGTGCGCTGGGTGCAGGCGCAGGGCGACTACGCGCGGCTGCACACGGAGGACGACGGGCCCGGCCACCTCGTTCGCATCCCGCTCTCCGAGCTCGAGGCCCGGTGGGCGCCGGCGGGATTCCTCCGCATCCACCGTTCCACGCTCGTCCGGATCGCCGCGGTGACCGAGGCGCGGCTCTCGGGTGGGGAACCCGGCGTCGTCGTCGGCACGGCCGTGCTGCCGGTGAGCAGAAGGCTCGTCGCGACGGTGCGGGAGGCGCTCGTGCGGGGGGAGGGAACCGGATGA
- a CDS encoding sodium/solute symporter yields the protein MNAVLDLVGVALVVIATLLIGVYGLRVSRTTSDFFVASRTVRPVWNASAISGEYLSAGTFLGLSGLVLLDGARGFWFPIGYAAGYLLVLVFVAAPLRRSGAYTIPDFVEARLDSTAARRVTSLAVLIIGWLYVVPQLHGAGITLVVVAGLPEWVGAVTIAVLVAAAVAAGGMRAITFVQAFQYWLKLTALLVPVVCIAFALSGGPHDFDPALIFPAEAGPSGFDAYETASLLLALLLGTMGLPHVLVRFYTSPTGASARRTTVIVIAMVSAFYAVSSAMGLLARIAAPDLARPGVADTVVLQLPSRVFPGPAGELLTALIVAGAFAAFLATSAGLVVSLAGVISQDVFSGSVRSFRLSAVLCALVPLGVALLTVPAGLVSSVGVVFVVAASTLSPVVLLGVWWRGLTARGAVAGMVCGGVATGLALLVHAAVDGVGVAAPYLAQPAAWTIPLATGVTVAVSLLDPRAPSSRTDRFLARVHTPDRA from the coding sequence GTGAACGCCGTGCTCGACCTCGTCGGGGTCGCCCTGGTCGTGATCGCCACCCTCCTCATCGGCGTGTACGGGCTGCGCGTGTCGCGCACGACGAGCGACTTCTTCGTGGCGTCGCGGACGGTGCGCCCGGTCTGGAACGCCTCGGCCATCAGCGGCGAGTACCTCTCCGCGGGCACCTTCCTCGGCCTCTCCGGGCTCGTGCTGCTGGACGGCGCCCGCGGCTTCTGGTTCCCCATCGGGTACGCCGCGGGGTACCTGCTCGTGCTCGTGTTCGTGGCCGCGCCCCTGCGCCGGAGCGGGGCGTACACGATCCCCGACTTCGTCGAGGCCCGGCTCGACTCGACCGCCGCGCGCCGTGTCACCAGCCTCGCGGTGCTCATCATCGGCTGGCTCTACGTCGTGCCGCAGCTGCACGGCGCGGGCATCACGCTCGTCGTGGTCGCCGGGCTGCCGGAGTGGGTCGGCGCCGTGACGATCGCGGTGCTCGTGGCGGCGGCGGTCGCCGCGGGCGGCATGCGCGCGATCACCTTCGTGCAGGCGTTTCAGTACTGGCTCAAGCTCACCGCGCTCCTCGTGCCGGTGGTGTGCATCGCGTTCGCCCTGAGCGGCGGCCCGCACGACTTCGATCCCGCGCTCATCTTCCCCGCCGAGGCCGGGCCGTCCGGCTTCGACGCCTACGAGACCGCGTCGCTGCTGCTCGCGCTGCTCCTCGGCACGATGGGGCTGCCGCACGTCCTGGTGCGGTTCTACACGAGCCCGACCGGAGCCTCCGCGCGGCGGACCACCGTGATCGTCATCGCCATGGTGAGCGCGTTCTACGCCGTGTCGAGCGCGATGGGGCTCCTGGCGCGGATCGCCGCCCCCGACCTCGCACGGCCGGGGGTCGCCGACACCGTGGTGCTGCAGCTCCCGTCGCGGGTGTTCCCCGGGCCCGCGGGTGAGCTGCTGACGGCCCTCATCGTCGCCGGGGCCTTCGCCGCGTTCCTGGCGACCTCGGCCGGACTCGTGGTCTCGCTCGCGGGGGTCATCAGCCAGGACGTCTTCTCCGGCTCCGTGCGCTCCTTCCGGTTGTCCGCAGTGCTGTGTGCGCTCGTGCCGCTGGGGGTCGCGCTCCTCACGGTTCCCGCGGGGCTCGTGTCGAGCGTGGGGGTGGTGTTCGTCGTGGCGGCGTCGACGCTCTCGCCCGTGGTGCTGCTGGGCGTGTGGTGGCGGGGCCTCACCGCGCGCGGGGCGGTCGCGGGCATGGTGTGCGGCGGCGTCGCGACCGGACTCGCCCTGCTCGTGCACGCCGCGGTGGACGGGGTCGGCGTCGCGGCGCCCTACCTCGCGCAGCCCGCCGCCTGGACGATACCGCTGGCGACCGGGGTCACCGTTGCCGTGTCGCTGCTCGACCCTCGTGCGCCCTCGTCCCGCACGGACCGCTTCCTCGCCCGCGTGCACACCCCCGACCGCGCCTGA
- a CDS encoding YbdD/YjiX family protein, with protein sequence MTSTVDRTDAATSPLRALWSALGRVGRGIRWYMTTLMGDTAYATYVAHHRRHHPDEEPLTERQFWRQRMDDQDRNPGARCC encoded by the coding sequence ATGACCTCCACGGTGGATCGGACGGATGCCGCGACCTCCCCGCTGCGGGCGCTGTGGAGCGCCCTCGGCCGGGTCGGCCGCGGCATCCGCTGGTACATGACGACGCTGATGGGCGACACCGCGTACGCCACGTACGTCGCCCATCACCGTCGGCATCATCCGGACGAGGAGCCGCTGACGGAGCGGCAGTTCTGGCGTCAGCGGATGGACGACCAGGACCGCAATCCCGGTGCCCGCTGCTGCTGA
- a CDS encoding pirin family protein, whose product MIGQRRLVLEPRAVPLGGVRGMEVLRVLPHRNLPTIGAWCFLDRFGPAETRMRVEPHPHIGLQTVTWPLVGEIRHRDSLGSDADLRRGQLNLMTAGNGISHSEYSIGDEPVPLDALQFWVVLPESARHGDGGFERHTDLPTTTLPAATGSDAPATVVLGEFAGVRSPATVHTPIVGAEIVVPAGTTVRLPLRPEWEHALLLVEGDAAVPEHAMTRNDMLYLGDSRDSVEVTSSEGGLLFLLGGEPFEDEIVMWWNFAGRSHDEIAAAREDWEAASPRFGVVEGHDQRIPAPPLPPVRLMPRSRTL is encoded by the coding sequence ATGATCGGGCAGCGCCGCCTCGTCCTCGAACCCCGGGCGGTGCCGCTCGGCGGTGTGCGCGGCATGGAGGTGCTGCGGGTGCTGCCGCATCGCAACCTCCCCACCATCGGCGCATGGTGCTTCCTCGACAGGTTCGGCCCGGCCGAGACCCGGATGCGCGTCGAGCCGCATCCGCACATCGGTCTGCAGACGGTGACCTGGCCGCTGGTCGGCGAGATCCGGCACCGCGATTCGCTGGGCAGCGATGCCGACCTCCGGCGCGGACAGCTCAACCTCATGACGGCGGGCAACGGCATCTCGCACTCGGAGTACTCCATCGGCGACGAGCCCGTTCCGCTCGATGCGCTGCAGTTCTGGGTCGTGCTCCCGGAGTCCGCGCGCCACGGGGACGGCGGCTTCGAGCGGCACACCGACCTGCCGACGACGACCCTTCCGGCCGCGACCGGATCGGACGCCCCGGCCACGGTCGTGCTCGGCGAGTTCGCGGGCGTGCGCTCGCCGGCGACCGTGCACACGCCGATCGTCGGGGCGGAGATCGTCGTGCCCGCCGGAACCACGGTGCGCCTGCCGCTGCGGCCGGAGTGGGAGCATGCGCTGCTCCTCGTCGAGGGCGACGCCGCCGTCCCCGAGCACGCGATGACCCGCAACGACATGCTCTACCTCGGCGATTCCCGCGACAGCGTCGAGGTGACCAGCAGTGAGGGCGGCTTGCTGTTCCTCCTCGGGGGTGAGCCGTTCGAGGACGAGATCGTCATGTGGTGGAACTTCGCCGGGCGCTCCCACGACGAGATCGCCGCCGCCCGAGAGGACTGGGAGGCCGCATCCCCCCGGTTCGGCGTCGTCGAGGGGCACGACCAGCGCATCCCCGCGCCGCCGCTTCCCCCGGTGCGCCTGATGCCGCGCAGCCGCACCCTCTGA
- a CDS encoding sensor histidine kinase, whose translation MNDVVLAAILGALGGIALTALLLLARRFARGSADLGSEAEQGALRALHQASLAAPHLRGGLTGPDAVKAARHLRALLGSAAVAIVGEDDTVTLDGAADGLESAAVRIAAQVRGSGRRQVFPAPSRTDDLEAVGAPILVDGETVGVVVAFASPVRAALVRAAEEVADWCAAQVELGGLEASRTQLAEAELRALRAQISPHFIYNALTAIASFITTDPDRARDLVLEFADFTRYSFRRHGEFTTLAEELGSIHSYLELERARFGDRLRVTLQIAPETLATVIPFLSVQPLVENAVRHGLEPGEGGGEIRITSRDDGTHTEILVEDDGVGMDPDGLRALLTAREEGGHVGLRNVDTRLRQVYGSGGGLVVETNAGAGTLVRMRVPKSQPLHDPDDD comes from the coding sequence ATGAACGACGTCGTCCTCGCCGCGATCCTCGGCGCGCTCGGCGGCATCGCCCTCACGGCGCTGCTGCTGCTCGCCCGGCGGTTCGCGCGCGGCTCGGCCGACCTCGGCAGCGAGGCGGAGCAGGGGGCACTGCGGGCGCTGCACCAGGCGAGTCTCGCCGCTCCGCACCTCCGCGGCGGATTGACCGGGCCGGATGCCGTCAAGGCCGCCCGGCACCTGCGGGCTCTGCTGGGCAGCGCCGCGGTCGCCATCGTCGGCGAGGACGACACGGTCACCCTCGACGGCGCCGCGGACGGGCTCGAATCCGCCGCCGTGCGCATCGCCGCCCAGGTGCGCGGGTCGGGGCGGCGGCAGGTGTTCCCCGCGCCCTCGCGGACGGACGACCTGGAGGCGGTCGGCGCGCCCATCCTCGTCGACGGGGAGACGGTCGGGGTGGTCGTCGCCTTCGCGTCCCCGGTGCGGGCCGCCCTCGTGCGGGCGGCGGAGGAGGTGGCCGACTGGTGCGCGGCGCAGGTCGAGCTCGGCGGACTCGAGGCCTCCCGCACCCAGCTCGCCGAGGCGGAGCTCCGGGCTCTGCGTGCCCAGATCTCCCCGCACTTCATCTACAACGCCCTCACCGCGATCGCCTCGTTCATCACGACCGACCCCGACCGGGCCCGTGACCTCGTGCTCGAGTTCGCCGACTTCACCCGCTACTCCTTCCGCCGGCACGGGGAGTTCACCACGCTCGCGGAGGAGCTGGGCAGCATCCACTCCTACCTCGAACTGGAGCGCGCGCGGTTCGGCGATCGCCTGCGGGTGACGCTGCAGATCGCGCCGGAGACGCTCGCGACGGTCATCCCCTTCCTCTCCGTGCAGCCGCTCGTCGAGAACGCCGTGCGGCACGGTCTGGAGCCGGGGGAGGGCGGCGGCGAGATCCGCATCACCTCCCGCGACGACGGCACGCACACCGAGATCCTCGTGGAGGACGACGGCGTCGGGATGGACCCGGACGGCCTGCGCGCGCTGCTCACGGCGCGCGAGGAGGGCGGTCACGTGGGTCTCCGCAACGTCGACACCCGGCTTCGCCAGGTCTACGGCAGCGGGGGTGGTCTGGTCGTCGAGACCAACGCCGGCGCGGGTACCCTGGTGCGCATGCGAGTCCCGAAATCGCAGCCCCTCCACGACCCGGACGACGACTGA
- a CDS encoding GNAT family N-acetyltransferase, with product MTDITVTRNDEASRYEIRSDDVLAGFAEFDTRPGAIRFLHTEIDPAFQGQGLAGKLAAAALTDVASTGDAIVPLCPYIAKYLQTHEVPGAEIRWPQRPGSTADAPVQKESAGADEDPTGRAE from the coding sequence ATGACCGACATCACCGTGACCCGCAACGACGAGGCCTCCCGCTACGAGATCCGTTCCGATGACGTGCTGGCCGGGTTCGCCGAGTTCGACACCCGCCCCGGCGCGATCCGCTTCCTGCACACCGAGATCGACCCCGCTTTCCAGGGCCAGGGCCTGGCCGGGAAGCTCGCCGCGGCGGCACTGACCGACGTGGCGTCGACGGGCGACGCGATCGTGCCGCTCTGCCCGTACATCGCGAAGTACCTCCAGACGCACGAGGTGCCCGGCGCCGAGATCCGCTGGCCGCAGCGCCCGGGCTCGACGGCGGACGCCCCGGTGCAGAAGGAGTCGGCCGGCGCGGACGAGGACCCCACGGGCAGGGCGGAATGA
- the recQ gene encoding DNA helicase RecQ produces the protein MPQTPRDPYDGWIPEPDAASDQPWDDGWEPTEPPEPMDWEPQGAGFEPPLDWGPGPTTAVTTAPAVRRATPSRYATAREALHTVFGYDDFRGDQAAIVEQVIGGGDAVVLMPTGGGKSITYQVPALVREGTGLVISPLIALMHDQVDALRANGVKAAYINSTQSIEERREVERAYVAGELDLIYVAPERLSSAQTTSLLQRGTLSVIAIDEAHCVSQWGHDFRPDYLALGDLGERFPGVPRMALTATATRATHKELTERLHLDAAKHFVASFDRPNIQYRIVPKVDPRKQLVQFIRSQPEGAAGIVYALSRKSVEQTATYLAAQGLDALPYHAGLPAEVRAANQSRFLREDGVVMVATIAFGMGIDKPDVRFVAHIDLPKSVEGYYQETGRAGRDGEPSVAWMAYGLGDVVQQRRLIDQSPGDRTFKMRMGQHLDAMLALCETVECRRQNLLGYFGQDSQPCGNCDTCLDDTATFDGLVPAQKLLSTIVRLKRERNQAFGAGHLIDILRGASTERIRQQRHDALATYGIGADLSDQDWRSVVRQLLARGILVAQGDYGTLAPGEAAAGVLRGETAVPLRKDTIGRPSSPSRARKASAADALDAGDRELFEALRAWRAETAREQGVPAYIVFGDATLRALAEHRPTSHADLDGITGIGAKKREAYGDGVLAVIAAS, from the coding sequence ATGCCGCAGACTCCCCGCGATCCGTACGACGGATGGATCCCCGAGCCGGACGCGGCATCCGACCAGCCCTGGGACGACGGGTGGGAGCCGACCGAGCCGCCGGAGCCGATGGACTGGGAGCCGCAGGGCGCGGGCTTCGAGCCGCCCCTCGACTGGGGTCCGGGTCCGACGACCGCGGTGACCACCGCGCCGGCCGTCCGCCGCGCCACGCCCAGCCGGTATGCGACGGCCCGTGAGGCACTGCACACCGTCTTCGGCTACGACGACTTCCGCGGCGACCAGGCGGCCATCGTCGAGCAGGTCATCGGCGGTGGCGACGCCGTCGTCCTGATGCCCACCGGCGGCGGCAAGAGCATCACGTACCAGGTGCCCGCTCTCGTGCGCGAAGGCACCGGACTCGTCATCAGCCCGCTCATCGCGCTCATGCACGACCAGGTCGACGCGCTGCGCGCCAACGGTGTGAAGGCCGCGTACATCAACTCCACCCAGTCGATCGAGGAGCGCCGCGAGGTCGAGCGCGCCTATGTCGCCGGAGAGCTCGATCTCATCTACGTCGCACCGGAGCGGCTGTCGAGCGCGCAGACCACCTCCCTCCTGCAGCGCGGCACGCTCAGTGTCATCGCCATCGACGAGGCGCACTGCGTGTCGCAGTGGGGCCACGACTTCCGGCCGGACTACCTCGCGCTCGGCGACCTGGGCGAGCGGTTCCCCGGCGTCCCCCGCATGGCCCTGACCGCCACCGCGACGCGGGCCACGCACAAGGAGCTCACCGAGCGCCTGCACCTCGACGCGGCGAAGCACTTCGTGGCGAGCTTCGATCGCCCCAACATCCAGTACCGCATCGTCCCGAAGGTCGATCCCCGCAAGCAGCTCGTGCAGTTCATCCGGTCGCAGCCGGAGGGGGCGGCGGGCATCGTCTATGCGCTCAGCCGCAAGTCCGTCGAGCAGACGGCGACCTATCTCGCCGCGCAGGGTCTCGACGCGCTGCCGTACCACGCCGGTCTGCCCGCCGAGGTGCGGGCGGCGAACCAGTCGCGCTTCCTCCGTGAAGACGGCGTGGTGATGGTGGCGACCATCGCGTTCGGCATGGGCATCGACAAGCCCGACGTGCGCTTCGTCGCCCACATCGATCTGCCGAAGTCGGTCGAGGGGTACTACCAGGAGACGGGCCGCGCCGGCCGCGACGGCGAGCCGTCCGTGGCGTGGATGGCGTACGGGCTCGGCGATGTGGTGCAGCAGCGCCGTCTGATCGATCAGAGTCCTGGTGACCGCACGTTCAAGATGCGGATGGGGCAGCACCTCGATGCGATGCTCGCGCTGTGCGAGACGGTGGAGTGCCGCCGGCAGAACCTCCTCGGGTACTTCGGCCAGGACTCGCAGCCGTGCGGCAACTGCGACACGTGCCTCGACGACACGGCGACCTTCGACGGGCTCGTCCCCGCGCAGAAGCTGCTGTCCACGATCGTGCGTCTCAAGCGCGAGCGGAATCAGGCCTTCGGTGCGGGCCACCTCATCGACATCCTCCGCGGGGCCTCGACCGAGCGCATCCGCCAGCAGCGGCACGACGCCCTCGCGACCTACGGCATCGGCGCCGACCTCTCCGACCAGGACTGGCGCAGCGTGGTGCGCCAGCTCCTCGCCCGGGGCATCCTCGTCGCGCAGGGCGACTACGGCACGCTCGCACCCGGAGAGGCCGCGGCCGGGGTGCTGCGCGGCGAGACCGCGGTACCGCTCCGGAAAGACACGATCGGACGCCCGTCGTCGCCGTCCCGCGCCCGGAAGGCGAGTGCCGCCGACGCCCTCGACGCCGGAGACCGGGAGCTGTTCGAGGCGCTGCGGGCCTGGCGCGCCGAGACCGCCAGGGAACAGGGCGTCCCGGCGTACATCGTCTTCGGCGACGCCACGCTCCGTGCGCTCGCGGAGCATCGGCCGACCTCGCACGCCGACCTCGACGGCATCACCGGCATCGGTGCGAAGAAGCGCGAGGCCTATGGCGACGGCGTCCTCGCCGTCATCGCCGCCTCCTGA